A window of the Miscanthus floridulus cultivar M001 chromosome 14, ASM1932011v1, whole genome shotgun sequence genome harbors these coding sequences:
- the LOC136505524 gene encoding uncharacterized protein: MMRPMIPIMKIIPNTCDWTKMASRRPRRDTPSVYGRDRPLLRGEGSSSGVASAGGDERRTRGSRRRRQRSPPTTRDEVLEEEHVTATASSSSEDERGQQTGEGDEALEGEGGEALEGEGGEALEGEGEGTATWTLYERGPVSLPPVPLPHNRSVIRPMAKRAWLVLSGTPARTPASILGVLCRKWYPGIVQLSEEPVVREPASNWDRYALVTDDTYRNKQE; the protein is encoded by the exons atgatgagacctatgatcccaatcatgaagattattcctaatacat gtgattggacaaagatggcgagcagacgtccacgccgtgacacgccctcggtttacgggagagaccgccctctccttcgaggtgaggggtcgtcgtccggggtagcgtccgcaggaggtgacgagaggaggaccaggggcagccgccgcaggaggcagcggtctcctcccacgacacgtgacgaggtgctagaggaggagcacgtgacggccacggcctcgtcctcgtcggaggacgagaggggtcagcagacgggcgagggagacgaggcgctcgagggcgagggaggcgaggcgctcgagggcgagggaggcgaggcgctcgagggcgagggagagggtaccgctacctggactctctacgagcgaggtcccgtgagcctccctccggttccgcttcctcacaaccgctcagtgatacggcctatggcaaagag ggcgtggttggttttgtcgggtactccagcacgcacccccgcaagcatccttggtgttttgtgcaggaaatggtaccccggcattgtgcaactgtccgaagagccggtggtgcgggagccggcctccaactgggacaggtacgcgctggtcacggatgacacttaccgcaacaagcaggagtga